A stretch of Lathyrus oleraceus cultivar Zhongwan6 chromosome 6, CAAS_Psat_ZW6_1.0, whole genome shotgun sequence DNA encodes these proteins:
- the LOC127097460 gene encoding phytosulfokines, translating to MSSKVGSPLCLIVFFFLFLTFTYATKPGHVSSPIISTNTQNEVLEDEKVDIEENCEGINEDDCLMRRTLAAHTDYIYTQKQNP from the exons atgTCGTCTAAAGTTGGTTCTCCTCTTTGCTTGATAgtcttcttcttcctcttcttaACCTTCACATATGCAACAAAACCTGGCCATGTTTCTTCCCCTATCATTTCAACCAATACTCAAAATGAG GTATTGGAAGATGAAAAGGTAGACATAGAAGAAAATTGTGAAGGTATTAATGAAGATGATTGTTTGATGAGAAGAACACTTGCAGCTCATACTGATTATATCTACACACAAAAGCAAAATCCATAG